Proteins found in one Gemmatimonadota bacterium genomic segment:
- a CDS encoding aconitase X catalytic domain-containing protein: MRTDGPVLTAEEQALLAGEGGAGVARALRVVVAAARFLDAPRLVAVSSAHVDGCLYHGDGGVEYAERLVREGARVRVPTTLNVGALDLLHPERVRADPHATRMSARLMEAHVTLGCTPTWTCAPYQAGHRPAVGSQVAWGESNAVAFVNSVLGARTNRYGDFLDVACAISGRAPWSGLHTDEGRLATLLVELGHLPADLRAADVFYPVLGSWLGRHAGGRVAALDGLPLPVSEDRLKALGAAAASTGAVGLFHVIGATPEAPDVATAFGGRAPTAVLRPSRSELARTLSTLSSTERTRLDAVAVGSPHFSLDEFSDLEALLPERPFAVPFYVCTGRGVLERLETEGRLRRFEDAGIRLVADTCVVVAPILDAAGGTLMTNSGKFAHYTPGTTGYDVVFGSLEECVRSAREGRVRRDAALWGAAE; this comes from the coding sequence TTGCGCACTGACGGCCCGGTCCTGACCGCCGAGGAGCAGGCGCTGCTGGCCGGTGAGGGCGGCGCGGGCGTGGCCCGCGCGCTGCGCGTGGTCGTGGCGGCGGCCCGCTTCCTCGATGCGCCCCGTCTGGTGGCGGTGAGCTCCGCGCACGTGGACGGCTGCCTCTACCACGGGGACGGCGGCGTGGAGTACGCCGAGCGCCTGGTCCGGGAGGGCGCGCGTGTGCGTGTCCCGACCACGCTGAACGTCGGGGCGCTCGACCTGCTGCACCCGGAACGGGTGCGCGCGGACCCGCACGCCACCCGCATGTCCGCCCGGTTGATGGAGGCGCACGTCACGCTGGGCTGCACGCCCACCTGGACCTGCGCCCCCTACCAGGCGGGGCACCGGCCCGCGGTCGGCAGCCAGGTGGCCTGGGGCGAATCCAACGCGGTCGCGTTCGTGAATTCCGTGCTGGGCGCCCGCACCAACCGCTACGGCGACTTCCTGGACGTCGCCTGTGCCATCAGTGGACGGGCCCCCTGGTCGGGCCTCCACACGGACGAGGGTCGGCTCGCCACGCTCCTGGTGGAGCTGGGTCACCTCCCCGCCGACCTGCGGGCCGCCGACGTCTTCTACCCGGTGCTGGGCTCCTGGCTGGGACGGCACGCCGGTGGTCGGGTGGCGGCCCTGGACGGGCTGCCCCTCCCGGTGTCGGAGGACCGGCTGAAGGCGCTCGGTGCGGCCGCCGCCTCCACCGGCGCGGTCGGCCTCTTCCACGTGATCGGTGCCACACCGGAGGCGCCGGACGTCGCCACGGCGTTCGGGGGACGCGCGCCCACCGCGGTGCTCCGTCCGAGCCGGTCGGAGCTGGCGCGCACGCTCTCCACGCTCAGCTCCACCGAGCGGACCCGCCTGGACGCGGTCGCAGTGGGGAGCCCCCACTTCTCGCTGGACGAGTTCTCCGACCTGGAGGCGCTCCTCCCCGAGCGCCCCTTCGCCGTCCCGTTCTATGTGTGCACCGGCCGGGGCGTGCTGGAACGCCTGGAGACCGAGGGACGCCTGCGCCGCTTCGAGGACGCGGGCATCCGTCTGGTGGCCGACACCTGCGTCGTCGTGGCGCCCATCCTCGACGCGGCGGGGGGGACCCTGATGACGAACTCCGGCAAGTTCGCCCACTACACACCCGGGACGACGGGCTACGACGTGGTGTTCGGAAGCCTCGAGGAGTGCGTGCGCTCCG